The proteins below come from a single Iocasia fonsfrigidae genomic window:
- a CDS encoding iron-containing alcohol dehydrogenase, giving the protein MNPFNFEFQIKTKIKFGRGMIQELSESIYLFNINKIMIVVDHGIIDAGILSQITKVMDEEHINYFIFDKVKPDPTLAIVNEGLAFALENEIEGLIAVGGGSPIDTAKAIRTTFLSQKLNKGLKNKNLPLFTIPTTSGSGSEVTKAIVITDENSKRKFTAMDESLAPDLTIVDPELTKSLPQYLTAIGGMDALSHCIESYVSQNAVLPFEMIATKGIELVRKFLRPAVGNGSNMKAREGMSLASLFGGISLTNCGLGLVHAIAHPLGGKFKIPHGMVNTLLLPHVMKYNIISNPPKFAYIAELLGISISEMTEMEAAYQSVEEIKKLIEDIGLSTTLSQLGVPRDSFDELVNLTMEEKLMLNSNPRPVKKNDILKILKEAY; this is encoded by the coding sequence ATGAATCCATTTAATTTTGAATTTCAGATAAAAACAAAGATTAAGTTTGGTAGAGGAATGATACAAGAACTTTCTGAGTCAATCTATTTATTTAATATCAATAAAATTATGATAGTAGTAGATCATGGGATTATAGATGCTGGGATACTTTCGCAAATCACAAAAGTGATGGATGAAGAGCATATTAATTATTTTATTTTTGATAAGGTTAAACCAGACCCAACCCTTGCTATAGTAAATGAAGGTTTAGCTTTTGCCCTGGAGAATGAAATTGAGGGTCTTATAGCAGTAGGAGGGGGTAGCCCTATAGATACTGCCAAGGCTATTAGGACAACTTTTTTGAGCCAAAAGCTAAACAAAGGGCTCAAAAATAAAAACCTACCTTTATTCACCATACCCACAACTTCTGGTTCAGGTAGTGAAGTAACCAAGGCGATAGTAATTACAGATGAAAACTCTAAAAGGAAATTTACTGCTATGGACGAAAGCTTGGCACCAGATCTAACAATAGTAGATCCAGAATTAACGAAATCACTTCCCCAATACCTAACTGCTATTGGTGGTATGGATGCACTAAGTCATTGTATAGAATCATATGTTTCCCAGAACGCTGTTTTACCCTTTGAGATGATTGCAACTAAAGGAATAGAACTAGTAAGGAAATTTCTAAGGCCAGCGGTAGGAAATGGTAGTAATATGAAAGCAAGAGAGGGGATGTCTCTAGCCAGTTTATTTGGAGGGATTTCCTTAACTAACTGTGGGTTGGGATTAGTACATGCCATAGCTCATCCATTAGGAGGTAAGTTTAAGATACCACATGGGATGGTCAACACACTTCTTTTACCACATGTAATGAAATATAATATTATTTCTAATCCCCCAAAATTTGCCTATATAGCAGAATTGTTAGGTATTAGTATTTCTGAAATGACAGAGATGGAAGCTGCATATCAGTCAGTAGAAGAGATTAAGAAATTGATTGAAGATATTGGTTTGTCAACAACATTAAGTCAATTAGGGGTACCAAGGGATAGTTTTGATGAATTGGTTAATTTAACAATGGAGGAAAAGTTAATGTTAAACAGTAATCCACGTCCTGTCAAAAAAAATGATATATTAAAAATTTTAAAAGAAGCTTACTAA
- a CDS encoding BMC domain-containing protein: MITTIGLLEFNSISQGIKTADVMKKAADVELILAQPTCPGKYTILISGDISAVKSSLAAGVKAGNPFVVNDMLISRIHHQLLKAINATTEITRVNAVGVLEYFSIASAIKGADAVAKAAQVDLIQLRLGTGLGGKAFVSFTGDVSAVEQALNAGAVLSKNDGMLYNKVLISSPDKELFKTLL, encoded by the coding sequence ATGATTACTACAATAGGTTTGCTGGAGTTTAATTCTATTAGCCAGGGAATAAAAACAGCTGATGTTATGAAAAAGGCTGCAGATGTTGAATTGATTCTGGCCCAGCCCACCTGTCCAGGTAAATATACAATCTTAATCTCAGGGGATATCAGTGCTGTAAAATCTTCACTTGCAGCAGGTGTGAAAGCAGGAAATCCATTTGTAGTTAATGACATGCTTATTTCACGTATTCATCATCAGCTTTTAAAGGCTATAAATGCTACAACCGAAATTACCAGGGTTAATGCAGTAGGTGTACTGGAATATTTTAGTATTGCAAGTGCTATTAAGGGGGCTGATGCTGTAGCTAAAGCAGCTCAGGTTGATTTAATTCAGCTGAGATTGGGGACAGGACTTGGGGGAAAGGCATTTGTAAGTTTTACTGGTGATGTAAGTGCAGTGGAACAGGCTCTTAATGCAGGGGCAGTTTTAAGTAAAAATGATGGTATGTTATATAATAAGGTTCTCATTTCTTCTCCTGACAAAGAACTATTTAAAACATTATTATAG
- a CDS encoding 4Fe-4S dicluster domain-containing protein has protein sequence MGLIDKIFEAGVVGAGGAGFPTHLKYDCKTEYLIINGAECEPLLQTDKFLMRTFPEEIITALKEVAYILGVEKIFFALKEKYKREILALQRVVTETKANIEFFLMDSFYPAGDEQILVYEITGRTVPEGGIPLQVGAVVTNVGTLYNVYQALQDKVIIEKYVSVLGEVKKPRIVKVPIGTLITECIRAAGESVLEDYAVIIGGPMMGKKLTEKKEIEKAVISKTDGAVIVLPKDHYVIQRSQQEIEHIKSQAKAACIQCRSCTELCPRFLIGHHLEPHRIMRALVYSESVEIFKLAQLCCECGVCELYACPMGLSPRRVNSYLKNKIAEKYDGGRGDYSSHLMREYRKIPTERQVSRLNLAKYEHQLLEEKIDIRVMEVKIPLDQHIGVPAELVVKEGQIVKKGDLIGKAVNNALSANIHASLSGVVVSANQKEVIISKSSGGVL, from the coding sequence ATGGGCCTTATTGATAAGATATTTGAAGCTGGAGTAGTAGGGGCAGGTGGAGCTGGTTTTCCAACTCATCTCAAATATGACTGTAAAACAGAATATCTAATCATTAATGGAGCTGAATGTGAGCCATTATTACAGACAGATAAGTTTCTAATGCGTACTTTTCCAGAAGAGATAATAACAGCATTAAAAGAAGTAGCCTATATTCTTGGTGTTGAGAAAATATTCTTTGCTTTAAAAGAAAAATATAAAAGAGAAATACTTGCTCTACAAAGGGTAGTAACTGAAACTAAAGCTAATATTGAGTTTTTTTTAATGGATAGTTTTTATCCTGCTGGAGATGAACAGATTTTGGTTTATGAGATAACTGGTCGAACAGTTCCAGAGGGTGGAATACCACTTCAGGTTGGAGCAGTAGTAACGAACGTAGGTACCCTTTATAATGTTTATCAAGCACTTCAAGACAAGGTAATAATTGAGAAATATGTTTCTGTATTAGGGGAGGTAAAAAAGCCCCGGATAGTAAAAGTCCCTATTGGTACTTTGATAACTGAATGTATCAGAGCAGCAGGAGAAAGTGTTCTGGAGGATTATGCTGTGATTATTGGTGGTCCAATGATGGGGAAAAAACTTACGGAAAAAAAAGAAATAGAAAAAGCGGTTATTTCTAAGACTGATGGAGCAGTAATTGTACTTCCTAAAGATCATTATGTCATACAACGCAGCCAGCAGGAGATAGAACATATAAAAAGCCAGGCTAAAGCTGCCTGTATTCAGTGTAGGTCTTGTACCGAGTTATGCCCCAGGTTTTTAATTGGTCATCATCTTGAGCCACATCGAATAATGCGGGCCTTAGTTTATTCAGAATCAGTAGAGATATTTAAATTAGCTCAGTTATGTTGTGAATGTGGTGTTTGTGAACTTTATGCCTGTCCGATGGGTTTATCACCCAGGAGGGTAAATAGTTATTTAAAAAACAAAATAGCTGAAAAATATGATGGTGGACGAGGCGACTATAGTTCCCATCTTATGCGAGAATATAGAAAGATTCCGACGGAAAGGCAAGTTTCACGACTTAATCTTGCCAAATATGAACATCAATTACTAGAGGAAAAAATAGACATAAGGGTCATGGAAGTCAAAATCCCACTAGACCAGCACATTGGGGTACCAGCAGAATTAGTAGTAAAAGAAGGGCAGATAGTAAAAAAGGGAGATCTAATAGGTAAAGCTGTAAACAATGCCCTTAGTGCTAATATACATGCCAGTCTTAGTGGTGTAGTTGTATCTGCAAATCAGAAAGAAGTTATTATAAGTAAAAGTTCTGGAGGGGTTTTATGA
- a CDS encoding aldehyde dehydrogenase family protein translates to MNINTEELNEIVKEVLQEFNEQDYSSSQKESDKELGIYDSMEEAITAARRAQKEYQANFSLQERETLIAAMRKEMGQHLEELAQKACEESEMGRVADKIIKNRMAVEKTPGTEDLKTEAYSGRDGLTVIEQAPFGVICSIAPVTNPTETIICNAIGMLAAGNAVVFNPHPRAKNVSKLTIKLLNKAIVAAGGPSYLLTAVKEPTIQTVESCMKDERIIMVVATGGPGVVKAALSSGKKAIGAGAGNPPVIVDRTADLKKAAVDIIKGASFDNNLPCTSEKVIMAVKEIADDLLKYMTEDKAQLVKDPAALEKIVLNEDGSINKDMVGKDASYIMEQAGLKAKGNLRLIVVDVDFNHPFVQKEQLMPVIPLVRVEDFNTAVKLAVEVEHGNRHTAAIHSKNVDNLTCFAKKIETTIYVKNAPSYAGIGVGGEGHATFTIAGPTGEGLTSARTFTRRRRCVLVDGFSII, encoded by the coding sequence ATGAATATTAATACAGAGGAACTTAATGAAATAGTAAAAGAGGTTTTGCAGGAATTTAATGAACAGGACTATTCTTCTAGTCAAAAAGAATCAGATAAAGAATTAGGTATTTATGATTCTATGGAAGAAGCTATTACAGCTGCCCGGAGAGCTCAAAAGGAATATCAAGCCAATTTTTCTCTGCAAGAAAGAGAAACACTAATTGCAGCAATGAGAAAAGAAATGGGACAACACCTTGAAGAACTTGCCCAGAAAGCCTGTGAAGAGAGTGAGATGGGTAGGGTTGCTGATAAGATAATTAAAAATAGGATGGCTGTTGAAAAAACACCAGGTACAGAAGACTTGAAGACTGAGGCCTATAGTGGGAGAGATGGGTTAACGGTAATTGAACAAGCACCTTTTGGAGTAATATGTTCGATAGCTCCTGTTACTAATCCAACAGAGACAATTATTTGCAATGCTATAGGAATGCTGGCAGCAGGAAATGCTGTTGTTTTTAACCCACATCCTAGGGCTAAAAATGTTTCCAAGCTTACTATTAAGTTATTAAATAAAGCCATTGTAGCAGCAGGTGGACCTTCATATTTATTGACTGCTGTCAAAGAACCTACTATTCAAACCGTAGAATCTTGTATGAAAGATGAACGGATTATTATGGTGGTTGCTACAGGAGGGCCTGGAGTGGTTAAAGCAGCACTATCTTCAGGCAAAAAGGCTATTGGAGCAGGTGCAGGTAATCCCCCAGTTATTGTAGATAGAACTGCTGATCTTAAAAAAGCGGCTGTAGATATTATTAAGGGAGCGAGTTTTGATAATAACCTACCATGTACATCTGAAAAGGTAATAATGGCTGTTAAAGAGATTGCTGATGATTTACTTAAATATATGACTGAAGACAAAGCTCAGTTAGTTAAGGATCCAGCAGCATTAGAAAAGATAGTTTTAAATGAAGATGGTTCAATCAATAAAGATATGGTAGGTAAAGACGCCTCATATATTATGGAACAAGCTGGGTTAAAAGCAAAGGGCAATTTAAGATTGATAGTAGTTGATGTGGATTTTAATCACCCTTTTGTACAAAAAGAACAATTGATGCCAGTTATTCCGCTGGTTAGAGTAGAGGATTTTAATACAGCAGTTAAATTAGCAGTAGAGGTTGAACATGGCAATAGACACACAGCAGCAATTCATTCTAAAAATGTTGATAACCTGACTTGTTTTGCTAAAAAAATAGAAACAACAATTTATGTTAAAAATGCACCTTCTTATGCTGGAATAGGTGTTGGAGGAGAAGGACATGCAACATTTACTATTGCTGGTCCTACAGGAGAAGGACTTACCTCAGCTAGAACATTTACAAGAAGGAGAAGATGTGTCTTGGTAGATGGATTTTCCATTATATAA
- a CDS encoding GlcG/HbpS family heme-binding protein, with protein MMIISLSMAEKIIEECIVMAKKINIPMVIAVIGFDGQLICLKKMDEALPISIELAPKKAYTAYALKMSTAKLANLAGPEGELYGLENSCSNIVIFGGGIPLISQGKMIGAVGVSGGNVEQDIQVAEAGVKYFNNRFTTT; from the coding sequence ATGATGATAATTTCCCTTTCTATGGCAGAAAAAATTATAGAAGAATGTATTGTAATGGCCAAGAAGATTAATATTCCAATGGTGATTGCTGTCATTGGATTTGATGGTCAGTTGATTTGCTTAAAGAAGATGGATGAAGCACTACCGATAAGTATTGAATTAGCCCCTAAAAAGGCTTATACGGCTTATGCCTTAAAAATGTCTACAGCTAAATTAGCTAATTTAGCCGGGCCTGAGGGCGAACTTTATGGGTTAGAGAATTCATGTTCAAATATAGTTATTTTTGGAGGTGGAATTCCTCTAATTTCTCAAGGTAAGATGATAGGTGCTGTGGGGGTAAGTGGAGGAAATGTTGAACAGGATATTCAGGTTGCTGAAGCAGGGGTTAAATATTTTAATAATAGATTTACTACTACTTAG
- a CDS encoding cob(I)yrinic acid a,c-diamide adenosyltransferase, producing the protein MSIHTRRGDKGSTDLFSGERLKKSDIQVEAYGVIDEANSWLGLARVKNKYSDLNSLILSIQHKLFVVGAQLASLSKKPTEIIQQKDVDFLEEKIEELEKEVSIKGFIIPGDSELGSLLDIVRTIIRRAERKIIMTQEIKNIHFDIKLLKYINRLSDLLFMMSRVADRRFIIKSVTYKVRSILQNEEK; encoded by the coding sequence ATGTCAATTCATACCAGACGCGGAGATAAAGGAAGTACCGATCTTTTTAGTGGAGAAAGGTTAAAAAAGAGTGATATTCAGGTTGAGGCTTATGGTGTAATTGATGAGGCTAATTCCTGGTTGGGTTTAGCCAGGGTTAAAAACAAATATTCTGATCTGAATAGTTTGATCTTATCAATTCAGCATAAGCTTTTTGTTGTAGGTGCCCAATTGGCCTCTTTAAGTAAAAAACCTACTGAAATAATCCAGCAGAAGGATGTTGATTTTCTGGAAGAAAAGATAGAGGAACTTGAAAAAGAGGTTTCAATTAAAGGCTTTATAATACCAGGAGATAGTGAGCTGGGCAGTCTTTTAGATATTGTCAGGACTATTATCAGAAGGGCGGAACGAAAGATTATTATGACCCAGGAAATTAAAAATATTCACTTTGATATTAAATTATTGAAATATATAAATAGACTTTCTGATCTATTATTTATGATGAGTCGAGTAGCAGATAGAAGATTTATTATTAAATCTGTTACTTATAAGGTAAGAAGTATTTTGCAAAATGAGGAGAAGTGA
- a CDS encoding EutN/CcmL family microcompartment protein, giving the protein MYAARVVGNVVATQKDEGLLGSKLLVICPLYQEFNKENCKIAVDCVGAGNGERVLVTKGSSVRKTGAFKDSPVDLAIVGIIDQIEIDEDTY; this is encoded by the coding sequence ATGTATGCAGCAAGAGTAGTTGGTAATGTAGTTGCAACCCAAAAGGATGAGGGTTTGCTAGGAAGCAAGCTTTTGGTTATCTGTCCCCTTTATCAAGAATTTAATAAGGAAAACTGTAAAATTGCTGTAGATTGTGTAGGGGCAGGTAATGGAGAAAGAGTTCTGGTGACTAAAGGCAGCAGTGTTCGAAAAACAGGGGCTTTTAAGGATTCTCCAGTTGATCTTGCTATTGTAGGGATTATTGATCAAATTGAAATTGATGAAGATACATATTAG
- a CDS encoding flavoprotein → MVEVSKELIKTIVLELIEGLKGIKDKKRVLIVYTGGEIGFKKSLAQIKQLDRLFEIEWEIVLSETAKEILDIQLLKDILAIDKIAEKDIFTHLNNFDLVLVPVLTRNSAAKIASHMTDTLATNIIFKAILIGTPVVAAQNAADLTDPVLMKLGVDHIPQAVLNKNKEYLALLRDYGICLVDVSKLTVEVEYIFSGNTNSSLPNSVFLDKSLLTYSDINKLDSSNKKILVKTDTIITPYARELAASKGLIICMQQE, encoded by the coding sequence ATGGTTGAGGTAAGTAAAGAACTTATTAAAACAATTGTTTTGGAACTAATAGAAGGTCTTAAAGGTATTAAAGATAAAAAAAGGGTTTTAATTGTTTATACTGGAGGGGAAATTGGTTTTAAAAAAAGTCTGGCACAGATAAAACAGCTAGACCGCTTATTTGAGATAGAATGGGAGATAGTATTATCTGAAACAGCTAAGGAAATTCTCGATATTCAACTATTAAAAGATATTTTAGCAATAGATAAAATAGCAGAGAAAGATATATTTACCCACTTAAATAATTTTGATTTGGTTTTAGTGCCTGTTTTAACAAGAAATTCTGCTGCTAAGATTGCTTCACATATGACAGATACCCTAGCTACTAATATAATTTTTAAGGCTATCTTAATAGGAACACCTGTGGTGGCGGCCCAAAATGCTGCTGACCTGACAGACCCAGTTTTAATGAAACTGGGTGTAGATCATATTCCTCAAGCAGTTTTGAACAAAAACAAGGAATATCTAGCATTATTACGAGATTATGGGATTTGTTTGGTAGATGTTAGTAAATTAACTGTTGAAGTTGAGTATATATTTTCTGGAAATACTAATTCATCCCTCCCTAATAGTGTTTTTCTTGATAAAAGTCTATTGACTTATTCTGATATTAATAAACTGGATAGTAGTAATAAGAAAATTTTGGTGAAGACAGATACAATTATTACACCATATGCCAGAGAACTGGCAGCAAGCAAGGGGTTGATTATATGTATGCAGCAAGAGTAG
- the eutJ gene encoding ethanolamine utilization protein EutJ: MYQSIEEANKKLKTLAQLIEDKPKVIKQSGEIRVGVDLGTANLVLTAVDDSNNPILGFSTPGTVVRDGLVVDYIGAINIIKEMKKKMESVLGREIEIAATAVPPGTGARDIDTFKNVVQSSGFEVSNVVDEPSAAATVLGIKDGIVVDIGGGTTGISILKNGESLYTADEPTGGTHLSLVIAGNYKISFAEAEKMKKDSTQESKIAILITPVIEKIATIINKHISNYDAKTIYLVGGTSNVKGIEKVLAQSTGLEVVKPFHPLLVTPLGIAMNC; encoded by the coding sequence ATGTATCAAAGTATAGAAGAAGCTAATAAAAAATTAAAGACACTGGCTCAATTAATTGAGGACAAACCTAAGGTTATAAAACAATCTGGGGAAATAAGGGTAGGGGTTGACCTGGGTACAGCAAATTTAGTGTTAACCGCTGTTGATGATAGTAATAATCCTATCTTAGGATTTAGTACTCCTGGGACTGTTGTGCGTGATGGATTAGTAGTAGATTATATTGGTGCTATAAATATTATCAAAGAAATGAAAAAGAAAATGGAAAGTGTCCTGGGTAGAGAGATTGAAATTGCTGCTACTGCTGTTCCTCCGGGGACTGGTGCAAGGGATATTGATACTTTTAAAAATGTTGTACAGAGTTCTGGTTTTGAAGTAAGTAATGTTGTTGATGAGCCTTCTGCTGCAGCTACTGTGCTTGGAATAAAAGATGGTATTGTGGTAGATATTGGTGGTGGTACAACCGGAATTTCTATACTTAAAAATGGAGAATCACTATATACTGCTGATGAGCCGACTGGGGGTACTCATTTAAGTTTAGTTATTGCTGGCAATTATAAGATAAGTTTTGCAGAAGCGGAAAAAATGAAAAAGGATTCAACACAAGAATCTAAGATAGCTATTTTAATAACCCCGGTAATTGAAAAAATTGCCACCATTATTAATAAACATATTTCTAATTATGATGCAAAAACAATCTATCTGGTCGGAGGTACCAGTAATGTGAAGGGGATAGAAAAGGTTCTGGCTCAAAGTACTGGTTTAGAGGTAGTTAAGCCTTTTCATCCACTCTTAGTTACTCCACTAGGTATTGCCATGAATTGTTAA
- the pduL gene encoding phosphate propanoyltransferase has product MKRLDKGDKQEIIEQISKKCLSIIYAREKKVPVGISNRHIHLSQGDLARLFGRDYSLTPYRYLIGKQFAAKETVKIIGPKGSFDKVRILGPIRTHSQVEVLLSDSYKLGVKVPLRQSGELEDTPGIEVVGPCNKIQLSQGLICAKRHIHMPSQIARILGVKDKESVNVKTVGNRSLIFEKVLIRVRDDFDYELHIDIDEANAANLQNDNLVEIYK; this is encoded by the coding sequence GTGAAGAGATTGGATAAAGGAGATAAACAGGAGATAATTGAACAAATAAGCAAAAAATGTCTATCCATTATATATGCTAGAGAAAAAAAAGTTCCAGTAGGTATATCTAACAGACATATACATTTATCTCAGGGAGACCTAGCTAGACTTTTTGGAAGGGATTATTCACTTACACCTTATAGATATTTAATAGGGAAACAATTTGCTGCTAAAGAAACGGTAAAGATTATAGGCCCTAAGGGTAGTTTTGATAAAGTACGTATTCTGGGACCAATTAGAACTCATAGCCAGGTAGAAGTATTATTAAGTGATAGTTATAAATTAGGTGTCAAGGTCCCTTTACGTCAATCAGGAGAATTAGAGGATACTCCCGGCATTGAAGTTGTTGGTCCCTGTAATAAAATACAATTATCGCAGGGATTAATATGTGCTAAAAGACATATTCATATGCCTTCTCAAATTGCTCGAATTTTGGGTGTTAAAGACAAAGAAAGTGTTAATGTTAAAACTGTGGGAAATAGGTCTTTGATATTTGAGAAAGTACTTATCAGGGTGAGGGATGATTTTGATTATGAATTACACATTGATATAGATGAAGCTAATGCTGCCAATCTCCAAAATGATAATCTGGTGGAAATATACAAATAA
- the eutM gene encoding ethanolamine utilization microcompartment protein EutM produces the protein MNGEALGLIETIGLVASIEAADAMVKAANVKLVGCEKIGSGYVTVMVRGDVGATKAATDAGAAAAQRVGELVSVHVIPRPHTDIEKILPDSNTTEGKEML, from the coding sequence ATGAATGGTGAAGCACTTGGTTTAATAGAAACGATTGGACTGGTTGCTAGTATTGAAGCTGCTGATGCAATGGTTAAAGCGGCTAATGTTAAATTAGTAGGGTGTGAAAAGATTGGTTCTGGCTATGTTACAGTTATGGTTCGTGGTGATGTTGGTGCAACAAAAGCAGCTACTGATGCAGGGGCAGCTGCAGCTCAGAGGGTTGGGGAGTTAGTATCAGTTCATGTTATTCCTAGACCACATACAGATATTGAAAAGATTTTACCAGATAGTAATACTACTGAGGGTAAAGAGATGCTATAA
- a CDS encoding BMC domain-containing protein: MLKRTVGLIETVGLSAAIEASDVALKAANIELLGYEISRGGLVTVKITGKVSAVKAAVDAAQIAADRVNSVRSIDVIPRPHDSLKQIIETRETVGLENNAASTKGVLNSVQPTPVLEDNLLEQAKKEVNEDKESGDDEAEIGKTVKVDRENNEKKEIGFENKEIADEEAENEEDQNDQGEICNLCGDPDCPRRKGDLRVNCIHYDEIIGDE, encoded by the coding sequence ATGTTAAAAAGGACAGTTGGATTAATTGAGACTGTAGGGTTAAGTGCAGCAATTGAAGCAAGTGATGTAGCTTTAAAGGCTGCTAATATTGAGTTGTTGGGTTATGAAATTAGTCGTGGTGGCTTAGTTACAGTTAAGATTACAGGTAAGGTGTCTGCAGTAAAAGCAGCGGTTGATGCAGCCCAAATAGCAGCAGATAGGGTGAATTCTGTCAGGTCAATAGATGTAATACCAAGACCACATGATAGTCTTAAACAAATAATTGAAACTAGGGAAACAGTTGGTTTAGAAAATAATGCTGCTAGTACAAAAGGAGTTTTAAATTCAGTGCAGCCCACCCCAGTATTAGAAGATAATTTGCTAGAACAAGCAAAGAAAGAAGTTAATGAAGATAAAGAATCAGGTGATGATGAAGCAGAAATAGGTAAAACAGTCAAAGTTGACCGAGAAAATAATGAGAAGAAGGAAATAGGATTTGAAAACAAAGAAATAGCAGATGAAGAAGCTGAAAATGAAGAAGATCAAAATGACCAGGGAGAGATTTGTAACTTGTGTGGTGATCCTGATTGTCCTCGCCGTAAAGGTGATTTAAGGGTTAATTGTATTCACTATGATGAAATAATAGGTGATGAATAA
- a CDS encoding glycerol dehydratase reactivase beta/small subunit family protein: protein MNSKKDRPAIFIGVESSYQDSRLLKQLCYGLEEEGLPFYLFIKEGFPPQALAYEAAQASPLDVGIGLGSENKIVLQLSKLGENEPFFEETVDSDFKAKIIGSNAARLVKGLPIRGLPFKSYFNSHLKKEERNKEAVDDCEKSIKESNFSPQTVKYLSDLITKIISEKIKN from the coding sequence ATGAATAGTAAAAAAGATAGGCCAGCTATCTTTATAGGGGTTGAATCTTCTTATCAAGATAGTAGACTATTAAAACAACTTTGTTATGGTTTAGAGGAAGAAGGTTTACCTTTTTATTTATTTATTAAGGAAGGTTTTCCTCCCCAAGCCTTAGCTTATGAAGCCGCCCAGGCTTCCCCCCTTGATGTAGGTATCGGCTTGGGTTCAGAAAATAAAATAGTACTTCAGTTAAGTAAACTTGGAGAAAATGAACCTTTTTTTGAAGAAACTGTTGATTCAGATTTTAAAGCCAAAATAATTGGCAGTAATGCAGCCAGATTAGTAAAGGGTTTGCCTATTAGAGGACTGCCTTTCAAAAGTTATTTTAATAGTCATCTTAAAAAAGAAGAGAGGAATAAGGAAGCTGTGGATGATTGTGAAAAAAGTATTAAGGAAAGTAATTTTTCTCCACAAACAGTAAAGTATTTGTCTGATTTAATAACAAAGATTATTAGTGAGAAAATCAAAAACTAA